Below is a window of Quercus robur chromosome 6, dhQueRobu3.1, whole genome shotgun sequence DNA.
GATCAATacaattctttttctctccttttgctcttcttcttttctctgtgcttttctcttttttctttttctgtttcgaTCCCCCTTCATATGTtcttcttttagtttatataccACCCTTTGCCTTCCATCCTCAccgcacacgtgtaggttgggttctgaggatttctttctgtcccatccagcacctccttactgttcaggtatcacctctacattaatgcggccagagagttggttgagaagtcattaatgcggaggcagttGTGATTATAGATACTTGTCtatcttttcccttttaccCTTGGTCTGCAATCTTATCAGCATTGGTGACGTAACTCTGAGGCCCGGCTGCCACAAGACTGTGCCCTGCTTGTCCTTGGACGCATAGTGCCGAGGAGTATGGCGTCCTCGGATGAATACATCACCTCACCCTCGTGATATTGTCCACCACCCCCTTCAGCAATTACCTTATGACCGGACTTGGCCTCCTCGGATGGatatgcatcctcggatgggccataggcccaacaATCCTGACCTTAATGGACCTATTGATCGAATGGCctcccacaatagcccctcaaaatcctacttttcgactcctcgggaGAGAAGGTGGATTTTGACGTCATAAGCCCGTACTTACGCGTGTTTCAGGGCATGCCCCTGACGTTTCAGCATCCCGATTTtggcagcattaaattttgaCAACGCCCCTGTCTCCCACGTTCGATGGTGAGATCTAAATCAAATGGCAGAAGGCTTCCCTTGTTTTGTGAGCGGGAATTTCACCGCTCACAATCCTCACATGACTATAAAGGAGTTCCCTAATTAATCCCGTACTTTACTTTCGATGACAGTTCCAGAGCTCATACATTGAACCTGCCTTTCTCCATCCTTCGTTATTCTCCTGGTGACTACAAGTAATCGTACGTTGTCCGAGGTCCTTCATTTGAACCTGTAAGTCCTCTTGAAGTTTTTACCACTTTCGTTTCAAACCCAATAATCCTTTTTACTaagttttttagaaaaatggggAAACAAAAGAATCCATTTCGATGTCTCgttgagtccgaggaaggtATTAGAAACTTTCGCTCTAAGTATAAGATTCCCCCAACGGTAGGGATAAGGTATGCAGCCCAAGGGGAGTGGGTTGATGCCAGGCAAACTGGGGAAGTAGTTATCCCCATGATCGCCTTTATAGAGGGCGGGATGACCATCCCCATGGGTAGTATTACTAGGAGTTATCTCAACTTCTTTAGGCTATCCCCCACCCAGTGTGctccaaatatgtttagggtctTGGGAAGCATCGACGCTCTGAATAAGAGAATGGACCTAAAGCTAACCCATCATGAcgtgaattgggtgtacaacCTTCATCGATTAGTTGACCAGGGATATTATCTCAAATCGAGATACCCTGAAGTAAGGCTAATTCAGTGCCTCCCCACCTCAAATAAGAACCTAAAGGAGGATTTCCTTATTCTCtctggggaatggcatgatggttTGCCCTGTCCGACAGTGGTTGGAACACCAGGTGGGCGCGTAGTCATAGATCTATACTATTTAGTTTGTGAACACATTTTGttcactttttccttttttattattttgactcCTACAATTTTAACTCCAGAATCAACGGTTTTGCAGATAGACGCTACACGAAGCCTAATCTCAGGTTGGTCAATAAGGCGAGCCTAGATAAGTTATTGAAGGCTGAAATATACATGAATGAGGCTGATAGTCAGCTCCGGGCAGCACACTTAATTCTCGGCTATACCCccatttcttttgcttttcagGCGCCGAAGTGTGTGATTAGAGCACGTGATCCTCGGCTTCACCGTATCAGTGTTGCCTACGAAGGGTTCATTGTCCAGAGGGGATTCCGCTTCCCCAGTACACATCCCGCGTAGAGCCGCTTTTCGTAGCCAGCGTCTCGGCGGGAACTTCTTCACCCTCACCTTCCCTCAggaaaaagggaataaaaaggggaaggaaaaaggaaaaaggcgGGGAAACCGTTGTAACAGTATCTGAGTCCTCGGacgattttgggatttttgatcaaCCCACAACCCCCGAGGAAGACCCTGACGAGATGGGGATATAAAGAAAACCCCAAAAAAGCCTTCTGGAGATGATGGAAGGTCAGCCGGGAAAGAATGTACCTGCAAAAACAATTCCACCCCAGGCTTCATCTCGTCCAGCTAGGTCTCCTCCTCCTGCTCCTCGCCACCCTCCTCGGTCATCTCCACAACCAGCGCTTCCCAACGTTACTGAGCAGAAAAGGCGCAGAGAACAGAAGGGCAAGGAGGTGGCGGATATGAGCAAGTCTCGTCCCATTCGAGAGGAGGATGTCCAACAagctgcaaagcagcagaaaactaAGCACCAAGCCCCGCGGGGCCAAGAGAAATCTAATTCCCCACATTCTGAGCCACAAGCATGGTTGCCAGTACCTATGCATGATGGGGAGCTCCTGCGAGATGATGCTTCTATAAGGGACTTTAACGGCGGCATTGGGTGTCACGTAGCCTCGGCCATAAAGGAAGCCTTATTGCTCCCAAAAGATATGGCCGAGATAAAGAATatgaggaagaatgaactcATCCTCGACAACAAACGATATTTGGGCATGGTGAGAAGCTGTCTTTTATCCTGTTTCATTCTATGACTGTTACTCACTAATATGCACTTTTCATTGACTATAATGTtaactcccccccccccttttttttttttttttttttatagatcatccaaaatactttcaagCTAGATGAGATGCTCAATGCTTGCTCCGATCAGCTAGATGGCGAAAGGAAAAGACGGGTAATGGCTGTACAGACCTTGTCCAAATTTGAATAGGACTTGGCCAACGCAAGGAAAAAACTACAGGTCGAAGAGGAAGCTCGCAAGAGCGTTGAGTCGGCATCAGAAGGCTACCAGAAGCAGGCCGAGGAACAAGCAAAGCTTCTGCGCGAGGCAAATGCCGAGCTGAAGAAGACTCAGGAGCAAGCTCTTGCTCTTAAGAAGCACCTAGAGGAAACTCAGAAGCTAAAGGAGCGAGCTGAAAAGCTCAAAGAGCAAGCCGAGAAAGCGAAAATCAGCGCCGAACAGGCAATGAACGAAGCTGAGCAAAGAGGCTACAAAGTTGGCATAGCTGAAACTGAGCAGGCTTTGAGAGCCGAGGTTCCGGAGGTATGCCGTATTTATTGCGCAAGAACCTGGAACGAGGCTCTTAACCGTGCTGGGGTTGAAGCCTCATCTGAGTTACGCAGGCCAGAGAACGTGTTCTATCCTGCGGCGATATGCCCCTCCGTTCTTCAACCCCATCAGGCTGATGCTCCTTCTCCAGTTATTAACCTAAACGAGGAGGTTTTGCCTCGCAGTTCTCCTCCTCGCGACCTACCGGAACCAGCTAAGGAGGGAGTTGCCCCTCCAGGAGCTTTCCCAGACAAGACCACCACCGCTTCGGAGGCAAAGACAGCCTCCCAGGTTTTTCAAAGGGAATTGGACTCCACAATTCTACCAACTGGGGGCATTACCAAAGCCAAAGGTGAAATCACAACTTCGGAGGCAGACCTACCCGCCAGCCAGAACCCACAGGTCCAGTTGAAATCAAAAGAGTAGAACctgttttgtaacttaattagATACTTAATAGAGGACTTCTTTGCCCATTTTCTTTTCGCTCTTGCGGCTCTATGTTATCTTTACACCCGTTCACTTCGTCATTGTAATTTTGGATGGGTTCATTTCAACCTCCTTCTTAACTGTACGCCAACCTGCGTCCAaagatctccctctgactcctCAATGAATGTTACCGGGCATTATTTGCCGTTAAGTTTATGATTAGTAGATCTATCACAACTCCGTTACTATTCAATAATTCAATACACAACATAGGAGGTTAATTTCTACCAAGTTTGcggtccgaggacctggcataacttagtttctgtttaacctTTCAACGTAAATCATAGGACGtaaatttccactaagtttgcgattcgaggacctggcataacttagtttctgtttaacaattcaatataaatcataggacgttaatttccactaagtttacgatccgaggacctggcatagcCTAGCTTCTGTTTAAGATTTCAATATACAACAtgggatgttaatttccactaagtttgcgattcGAGGACTTGGCATAGCCTAgcttctgtttaacatttcaatatacaacatgggatgttaatttccactaagtttgcgatccgaggacttggcataacttagtttctgtttaacaattgaatataaatcataggacgttaatttccactaagtttgcgatccgaggacctggcatagcctagtttctgtttaacatttcaatatacaacaTGAGATGTTAATTTctactaagtttgcgatccgaggacctggcataacttagtttctgtttaacaattcaatataaatcataggacgttaatttccactaagtttgcgatccgaggacctggcatagcctagtttctgtttaacatttcaatatacaacataggatgttaatttccactaagtttgcgatctgaggacctggcataacttagtttctgtttaacaattcaatagaaatcataggacgttaatttccactaagtttgcgatccgaggacctggcatagcctagtttttgtttaacatttcaatatacaacatgggatgttaatttccactaagtttgtgatccgaggacctggcataacttagtttctgtttaacaattcaatagaaatcataggacgttaatttccactaagtttgcgatctgaggacctggcatagcctagtttctgtttaacatttcaatatacaacatgggatgttaatttccactaagtttgcgatccgaggacctggcataacttagtttctgtttaacaattcaataCAAATCATAGGATATAGGAGTGCAGGATGTATGGTTGAcataagttaaaaaagaaaatatttgaattgaaacacttttattaataataatacctcttgagattatttacattccaaggatggagtACAGGTTTTTCATCTAGGTCCTCTAGATAGTAGGCTCCTATTCCTGCTACGGAAGTGATCCGATATGACCCCTCCCAATTAGGTCCCAGTTTTCCCCAATTTGGGTTCTTAGTGGCCCCCAGGACTTTCCTCAACACCAGATCTCCTATGGCTAACGGCCTCATCCTCACATTGCTATCATAGCTCTTCTTGAGTTTATGTTGGTAGTAAGCTAGCCGAACCATCGCACTTTCCCTTCGTCTTCAATCAGGTCTAAACTTTTTTCCAACATAGCATCATTATTACCCGAAGAGAATGTACTGGTCCTTAACGTCGGGAATCCAGTTTCCAGGGGAATGATGGCCTCGGTCCCATAGGTCATGGAGAAGGGAGTTTCCCCCGTTGAACGTCGGGGTGTTGTCCGATATGTCCAAAGCACATGTGGCAATTCTTCCACTCATTTTCCTTTCGCgtcatccagtctcttcttaagCCCATGGACTATTACTTTGTTAACAGCTTCAACCTGCCCATTGCCTTGTGGATAAGCTGGAGTGGAATATCAGTTTCTTATTCCCAGTTCTGAAcaatattccctaaaggcaTTGCTATCGAATTGGAgtccgttatctgagacaagagtTTGGGGAATTCCAAATCGTGTAACAATGTTCCTCCAGACAAACTTCTTCACATCTAAGTCCCTGATGTTCGCCAATGGCTCAacttcaacccatttagtgaagtagtctgtGCCGACCAGCAGGTACTTCTTGTTTCCTATGACTTTAGGAAAAGGGCCGATAATGTCCAGCCTCCATTgcgcaaaaggccaagggctagagAGAGGGTTAAGAACTCCTCCTGGTTGGTGGATGTTCGGAGCATATCTCTGGCACTGATCGCATTTCTTAACGTACTCCTGCGCTTCCCTTCGCATGTTTGGCCACCAATAACCTTGTGTGAGGGCTCGGCATGATAGAGACCTTCCTCCTGTATGTCTTCCACAAATGCCCTCATGCAATTCTTCTAGGATTGACTCTGTCGTCTCAAGAGGCACACAGAGCAAGTATGGCCTAGAGAAGGACCGTCTGTATAACTTTTTATCCTCAGATAACCAGTACCGAGGAGCTCTCCTTCGTATTTTCTCAACTTCCACCTTATCTTCGGGCAATAtgtcactttcaagaaattttaatatgggatccatccagcttggcGACAAACTAGCTTGATGGATTTGGCAAACCTCCTTTTCTAGTGAGGTGGGAGTACATAGGTCTTCGACGATGATCACTCGAGGGAAATTTCGTACTGAGGAGGTGGCAAGAGTTGCCAAGGAATCAGCGTGGGTATTTTCACCTCGAGGAATATGTAATACGTTGAAAGACTCGAACTCCGTTCGCATACGCATAACCCGGTCCAGATACCCTTGCATCCTTGGGTCTCGGGCCTCCAACTCTTTGGTCACCTGGCCGACTACCAACCTCGAGTCTGAGAATAATTTCActgcctttccacccattttatGGACCATGCTCATTCCCATTATCAAAGCCTCGTATTCTGATTCATTGTTAGTAGCCGAGAACCCTAGTCTTAACGACTTCTCGTTGATGACCTCTTCGGGAGATATCAGCACCAATCCCAATCCTGCTCCCCGTTGGTTTGCGGCCCCATCCACGTACACTTTCCATAAAGACTTTCCTTGTGCAGATATTaggccaaccgatttttcatccatgtgaTCTTGATTCCTACTAACTTCCTCGAGGCACTCAACGAATTCAGCCACCAGATCggcgaggacttgaccttttACAGAGGTGCGGggcatgtatttgatgtcaaaagcaCCCAGAATCGTGCcccacttggcaattcttccgGTGTAGTCAGCACTTCTGAGTATGGACTTAAGAGGCAGTTGGGTCAAAATAACCACAGTGTGAGCTTGAAAATAGTGCGGAAGTTTACGTGTTGCATGGACCACCACCAGTATGGCCTTTTCTAATGACAGATATCTCACCTCGGCTTCATGGAGGGATTTACTTACATAATAAACTGGCCTTTGGACGCCATTGTCTTCTCGTATCAAGACGAAACTAACAGCATGAGGGGCTACCGCCAAATAGGCATACaacacctcatccacctcagggctagacatgataGGCGGCCTGGACAAGTATTCTTTCAACTGCTGGAACGCTTCAGCACACTCTGCGGTCCATTCGAATCCTTGCCACTTATGTAACAGGCGGAAAAAAGGACGACACCTTTCAGCCGACCTAGAGATGAACCGATTCAACGCAGCAGTCATCCCAGTCAGCttttgcacttcttttggattccGAGGTGCTTGCAAATCGTTAATGGCCCTAATCTGGTCTGGATTCACCTCAATTCCTCTATGGGtcaccatgtaccccaagaacttcccGGAACCTACACCAAAAGAGCACTTCGAAGCATTCAAGCGCAATTTATGTTTTCTCAGTATCCCGAAGATACTAGTGAGGTCCTCCACATGTTCGGACACTACTCTACTtttcacaaccatatcatcgatataaacttcaatattTCTGCCCAGTTGTGGTTCAAACATTTTCGTCATCATGCGTTGGTAGGTAGACCCGGCGTTTTTCaaaccgaagggcatcaccttataatggtaGTTCCCAATCGGGGTCACGAAAGCAGTCTTTTCTTGATCGTCGGCGGCCAGCGGTATTTGGTGatacccttgaaaggcatccaagaaactcatcctgGGGTGACCCACGGTCGCATCCACCAACTAGTCGATCTTCGGCATAGGAAATGGATCCTTGGGGCAGCCTTATTAagatccgtgaagtccacgcacacccACCATTTTCCAGTCTTCTTTTTTACTACCAccgtattggccaaccactGAGGGTAAAAAACTCCTTGATAGCCCCGGCCTGTTTGAGTTTAGCAACTTCACTTCTAACTGCCTCAGCATGTTCCTTCGATGGTCGCCGAGGAGGTTGTCTCCTGGGCACCACGACAGGGTTCACGTTGAGTCGgtgacaaatgaaattcgggTCTACCCCTGGGGCTTCATACGGGTCCCATGCAAAAACGTCCACATTGGCTCGGAGGAATTCCAGCAAACTCGCTTTCTCTTGCAAAGGCAATTTGGCCCCAACCTGGAAGAATTTTTCTGGATCATCAGCAACAACTACCTTTTCCAGATCTTCACACTCTACCCCATTGGCTAGCACGTCTGAGCCTGATACTGGGGACTTTAATTGCTATAACTCATTGTCGGCCGTTGCCGAGGTTTCTGCCTTTGGCCGATGCTGTATAGCCGCTACTAGGCACTGCCCGGAAACCGCCTGACTCCCTACTATTTCCAACACTTGGTCTCCGGATGGGTATTTCACCTTCTGATGGAGAGTAGACGAGACCGCTTTAAGGGTATGAAGCTAAGGTCTGCCCACAATAGCCGTGTACGGAGAAAAAACATCTACGACAataaagtccacctccaccacatccgtGCCTGACTGCACGGGCAGCTTGATTAGCCCCATGGGAATGACCAACCTTCCCTCAAAACTTATCAGAGGGGAATTATAGGTTGTTAAGTCATCTGGTTTCAACCCTAGCCCCTTGTACAAATCTGGATACATCACATCCACAGCGCTTCCCTGATCAACCATCACTTTTCGAACATCATACCCGCTAATTCTCAACGTTACCACCAAAGCATCCTCGTGGGGCTGTATGGTCCCAACCAGATTCTCATccgaaaaacccaaaatcaaggGGACACGCCTCTTGGCCCTCTTCAATGCTTGAGAATGATCCTCGGCCAGGGATCGGGACACCGACAACACTCTGGAGGGGCAAGATCCAGTCCTTCCCGGGGTCGCAAAGATAACGTTAATCGTACCCAGGGGGAGCCTTGATGAAGCGTCTCCACGCACCTCGGAACCTGCTTGGCTCGCCCTTCCGCTGGAgtgatgcaagagttgctttAATTTCCCTTCACGGACCAACTGCTCCAAgtggtcccataaattcctgcaGTTGTTTGTCGTGTGCCCATGATCCTGATGGTAATGGCAATACAAACTCGAGTTGCGTTTTCTAGGCTCTCccgccatcttgttcggccatttgaagaatggctcgttttttatcttctccaaaacctgctGAACAGGCTCCCGAAATACTGCATTAACAACCTGGGCGTCCGCCGAGCCCGACTGCCCAACAAAGTCCCTCCTTGGTCGGCTGTTATTATAACgatccgacctgaaatccctcctctcctgagggatcaTCTTGGCCTTTCCTTTCCCCTGTAGTTGAtcttcttctactcttctgTACTTATCTATTCTGTCCATTAGCTGGCACACACTAGTGACCGGTTTACCCGTCAAGGACTTCCTCAAATCGTGATCAGCTGGGAGACCAGCTTTGAAAGTGGTTATAGCCACAGGATCATTCTTTCCCTCGATTTCgttaaacatttcccagtacctaTCCGAGTAACTCTTGAGAGTCTCACCCTCTCGCATAGACAAAGTCAACAAGGATCCTAAAGGCCGAGGAGTCCTGGTGCATGTAATAAAGCGAGCACCAAAAGCCCGAGTCAATGTTTTGAAAGATCCAACAGAGTTGGCCCTTAAGCCATTGAGCCACCTCATCGCCGTCGGACCCAAACTCGATGGAAAAATCTTGCACATCAAAGCATCATCTCTGGAGTGAATAGCCATCTTCTGGCTGTAATAGCTTACATGTTCCACCGGATCTGAATGGCCATCATACAGAGAGAACGTAGGCTGATGGAACCGTCGAGGATGGGTAGCATCGTCTATGCTCCTCGTAAAGGGCGACTTGGAAATTTGACTCAGggctttgttcatggcatcgtttCCCAAGCCCCTGCTAGTTGGACTTCTACGCCTACGTCGATGGTGatgctcctcttc
It encodes the following:
- the LOC126689912 gene encoding uncharacterized protein LOC126689912, translating into MEGQPGKNVPAKTIPPQASSRPARSPPPAPRHPPRSSPQPALPNVTEQKRRREQKGKEVADMSKSRPIREEDVQQAAKQQKTKHQAPRGQEKSNSPHSEPQAWLPVPMHDGELLRDDASIRDFNGGIGCHVASAIKEALLLPKDMAEIKNMRKNELILDNKRYLGMDLANARKKLQVEEEARKSVESASEGYQKQAEEQAKLLREANAELKKTQEQALALKKHLEETQKLKERAEKLKEQAEKAKISAEQAMNEAEQRGYKVGIAETEQALRAEVPEVCRIYCARTWNEALNRAGVEASSELRRPENVFYPAAICPSVLQPHQADAPSPVINLNEEVLPRSSPPRDLPEPAKEGVAPPGAFPDKTTTASEAKTASQVFQRELDSTILPTGGITKAKGEITTSEADLPASQNPQVQLKSKE